A genomic stretch from Dyella sp. M7H15-1 includes:
- a CDS encoding YdcF family protein, translating into MLTVLLVLCLLGLVFGRLCGRRCQWTFFCLTLLLFFTAGCGPLPALLLKWLQAPYAKRPTITWAQHNAIVLLGAGTTHVVGTSQVEPTIFANGRIIEAYALYRACRQGGNDCKIVVSGGDPFRNGITEAVAYGEVLTSMGVASDDLLLEIRSMNTWQNAQFVQPMLKDYRPEQVLLVSSAIHLNRALLFFAHFGIDAIPVRGDYTDVRMTWRPNAWNLALTDFALHEYNGMLTYRFYSLMGWNAPPSRNGNAELP; encoded by the coding sequence ATGTTGACCGTGTTGCTGGTGCTGTGTCTGCTTGGTCTTGTCTTTGGTCGTCTGTGCGGGCGTCGTTGCCAGTGGACGTTTTTTTGCCTCACCTTGCTGCTTTTCTTCACGGCAGGCTGCGGGCCATTGCCCGCCTTGTTGCTCAAGTGGCTGCAGGCACCGTATGCCAAACGCCCCACCATTACCTGGGCCCAACACAACGCGATTGTGTTGCTGGGAGCCGGCACGACCCATGTGGTCGGGACATCGCAGGTGGAGCCGACCATCTTCGCCAACGGACGTATCATTGAAGCCTACGCGCTTTACCGTGCCTGCCGTCAAGGAGGTAACGATTGCAAGATTGTTGTCAGCGGAGGCGATCCGTTTCGCAATGGCATCACGGAAGCGGTGGCTTACGGCGAGGTGCTCACGTCAATGGGCGTAGCGAGCGATGATTTGCTGCTGGAAATACGCAGCATGAATACTTGGCAGAATGCGCAGTTCGTGCAGCCGATGCTCAAGGACTATCGCCCCGAGCAGGTATTGCTGGTGTCATCCGCCATCCATTTGAACCGGGCGTTGCTGTTTTTCGCGCACTTCGGTATCGATGCGATACCCGTGCGCGGGGATTACACCGACGTGCGCATGACCTGGCGGCCCAATGCCTGGAATCTGGCGCTAACGGATTTTGCCCTGCACGAATACAACGGCATGCTGACTTATCGCTTCTACAGTCTGATGGGCTGGAATGCGCCGCCGAGCCGGAATGGCAACGCTGAACTCCCTTAG
- a CDS encoding acetolactate synthase large subunit produces the protein MKAATLFVKALEAEGVDRIFGIPGEENLDLVEAMRESSIRLIVTRHEQAAGFMAATWGRLTGQAGVALSTLGPGATNLVTAAAYAQLGAMPMLMITGQKPIRMHKQGLFQLVDVVDMMQPLTKFTRQIVSAATIPARIREAFRRAEEERPGAVHLEFPEDIARDDIEDAILLPTEYARRPSPDDAALVQAAEAISSAKHPILMMGAAANRQRTAVALRAFIDKLGIPFFTTQMGKGVVDEDHPLWLGNAALSDGDFVHRAIDAADVIINAGHDVVEKPPFFMQRGRRTVIHINFSSAEVDAVYFPQIEVVGDIAHTIERLTDALVKQEQWDFSYFDKVRHAFQEQLQQYTHEARFPMHPVRIVSDTRKYMPDDGILCLDNGMYKLWYARYYKARQPNTVLLDNALATMGAGLPSAMAAKMVYPERKVLAICGDGGFMMNAQELETAVRLKMDLVILLVRDDAYGMIRWKQADMGFADFGMQFSNPDFVAFAEAHGAHGHRPERADEFLPALQRAFDEGGVHLIDLAIDYSDNHRVLDEEIRRLSAAV, from the coding sequence ATGAAGGCTGCGACTTTATTCGTGAAAGCACTGGAAGCCGAAGGGGTAGACCGCATTTTCGGCATACCTGGCGAAGAGAACCTGGATCTGGTCGAAGCCATGCGGGAATCCTCGATCCGCTTGATCGTGACCCGACATGAGCAGGCCGCCGGGTTCATGGCGGCTACCTGGGGACGGCTCACCGGACAGGCCGGCGTGGCGCTTTCCACCCTGGGCCCTGGGGCGACCAACCTGGTCACCGCCGCGGCTTACGCCCAGCTCGGCGCGATGCCAATGCTGATGATCACCGGCCAAAAGCCGATCCGCATGCACAAGCAGGGCCTGTTCCAACTGGTGGACGTGGTCGACATGATGCAGCCGTTGACCAAGTTCACGCGGCAGATCGTGTCGGCGGCCACCATCCCCGCACGCATTCGTGAAGCCTTCCGCCGTGCCGAGGAAGAACGTCCCGGCGCCGTGCATCTGGAGTTTCCCGAAGATATCGCCCGCGACGATATCGAGGACGCGATCCTGCTGCCTACCGAATACGCCCGCCGGCCTTCGCCGGACGACGCCGCACTGGTGCAGGCCGCCGAGGCGATCAGCAGTGCCAAACATCCCATCCTGATGATGGGTGCCGCCGCCAATCGCCAACGTACCGCGGTAGCCCTGCGGGCCTTTATCGACAAGCTGGGTATTCCCTTCTTCACCACCCAGATGGGCAAGGGCGTGGTCGATGAAGATCATCCGCTTTGGCTGGGTAATGCCGCACTTTCCGATGGTGATTTTGTGCATCGGGCGATCGATGCGGCAGACGTGATCATCAACGCCGGTCATGACGTGGTAGAGAAACCGCCGTTTTTCATGCAGCGCGGGCGGCGCACTGTTATCCACATCAATTTCTCATCGGCGGAAGTGGATGCTGTCTACTTCCCGCAGATCGAAGTGGTGGGCGATATCGCTCATACCATCGAACGACTAACCGATGCGCTGGTCAAGCAGGAGCAGTGGGATTTCAGCTACTTCGACAAAGTGCGCCACGCCTTCCAGGAGCAGCTACAGCAATACACCCATGAAGCACGCTTCCCGATGCACCCGGTGCGCATCGTTAGCGACACCCGCAAGTACATGCCCGATGATGGCATCCTGTGCCTGGACAACGGCATGTACAAACTGTGGTATGCGCGTTACTACAAGGCACGCCAACCTAATACAGTGCTGCTCGACAACGCACTCGCCACCATGGGTGCCGGCCTGCCTTCCGCGATGGCCGCGAAGATGGTGTATCCCGAACGCAAGGTGCTGGCGATCTGCGGCGACGGCGGCTTCATGATGAATGCGCAGGAGCTGGAAACTGCCGTACGCCTGAAGATGGATCTGGTGATCCTGCTGGTGCGCGACGATGCCTACGGCATGATCCGCTGGAAGCAGGCCGACATGGGCTTTGCCGATTTCGGCATGCAATTCAGCAACCCCGATTTCGTGGCTTTTGCCGAAGCGCATGGCGCGCATGGACATCGTCCCGAACGTGCGGATGAATTTCTGCCGGCATTGCAGCGCGCTTTCGACGAAGGTGGCGTGCACTTGATCGACCTTGCCATCGACTATTCCGACAACCATCGCGTGCTGGACGAAGAAATCCGTCGCCTGAGCGCCGCAGTCTAA
- a CDS encoding aldehyde dehydrogenase family protein, whose product MLEKTYPYYLANQPQTSKTMMEVYDKYSGKVATRVAVPDEGATEKAIKAAVKATGPMKDFRPWARQAVLQHCARRFEERRDELAMALCIEAGKPIKDSAGEVTRLIETFRIAAEEAVRINGETLNLELASRLDGYHGYTKRVPLGSVSFITPFNFPLNLVAHKVAPAIAAGCPFVLKPSEKTPIGALIIGEILAETDLPKGAFSVLTLDGKHATPLVEDPRLKLLSFTGGQIGWDLKARAGHKKVTLELGGNAACIIDGDQQPHLDRVIERLIFGAFYQSGQSCISVQRIYAHASLYDELKKRLVDAVKKLKAGDPKKKDVFLGPMIDEAAAERLEGWIKEAQKAGGKILCGGKRKGNMLDATLMENAPDDAKVNRMEVFGPFALLAPFKQLDDAIAMVNHSDYGLQAGIFTDSLAHAMRAWNELEQGGVVVNDVPSFRVDNMPYGGVKLSGMGREGVRYAIEDMTEIRLMVMRES is encoded by the coding sequence ATGCTTGAGAAAACCTACCCCTACTACCTGGCCAATCAGCCGCAGACCTCCAAGACCATGATGGAGGTCTATGACAAATACAGCGGCAAAGTCGCCACGCGCGTGGCCGTGCCGGATGAGGGCGCCACCGAAAAAGCAATCAAGGCGGCCGTGAAAGCGACCGGACCCATGAAGGACTTCCGCCCCTGGGCGCGACAGGCGGTGCTGCAGCATTGCGCCCGGCGGTTTGAAGAACGGCGCGACGAACTGGCCATGGCGCTATGTATCGAAGCAGGCAAGCCAATCAAGGATTCGGCCGGCGAAGTCACGCGACTGATCGAGACTTTTCGCATCGCAGCGGAAGAAGCCGTGCGTATCAACGGTGAAACGCTGAACCTCGAATTGGCCTCGCGCCTGGATGGTTATCACGGTTACACCAAGCGCGTGCCGCTGGGGTCGGTGTCCTTCATCACGCCATTCAACTTTCCGTTGAATCTGGTGGCACACAAAGTGGCGCCCGCCATCGCGGCAGGCTGCCCGTTCGTGCTAAAGCCTTCGGAGAAAACGCCCATTGGCGCATTGATCATCGGCGAGATATTAGCCGAAACCGATCTGCCCAAAGGTGCGTTCTCGGTGCTCACGCTGGACGGCAAACACGCTACGCCATTGGTAGAAGATCCGCGTTTGAAACTGCTTTCGTTCACCGGCGGGCAGATTGGCTGGGATCTGAAAGCCCGTGCCGGCCACAAGAAGGTGACGCTGGAGCTGGGCGGCAACGCTGCCTGCATCATCGATGGCGATCAGCAACCGCACCTGGACCGGGTGATCGAGCGGTTGATCTTCGGTGCGTTCTATCAATCCGGACAAAGCTGTATCAGCGTGCAGCGCATCTACGCGCATGCGTCGCTCTACGATGAGCTGAAAAAGCGCCTGGTCGACGCGGTGAAGAAACTCAAGGCTGGCGATCCGAAAAAGAAAGATGTATTCCTTGGCCCGATGATCGACGAAGCAGCCGCCGAACGCCTGGAAGGATGGATCAAAGAAGCGCAGAAAGCTGGTGGCAAGATTCTGTGTGGCGGCAAGCGCAAGGGCAATATGCTGGATGCCACGCTGATGGAAAATGCACCGGATGATGCGAAAGTCAATCGCATGGAAGTATTCGGTCCGTTCGCCTTGCTTGCACCATTCAAGCAGCTAGACGATGCAATCGCGATGGTCAACCACTCCGACTATGGCCTGCAAGCAGGCATCTTCACCGACAGCCTTGCCCATGCGATGCGTGCATGGAATGAGCTGGAGCAAGGCGGCGTAGTGGTCAATGATGTACCAAGTTTCCGCGTGGACAACATGCCATATGGTGGCGTGAAGCTTTCCGGTATGGGTCGCGAAGGCGTGCGCTATGCCATTGAGGATATGACCGAGATTCGTTTAATGGTGATGCGAGAGTCCTAA